Proteins from one Bifidobacterium sp. ESL0732 genomic window:
- a CDS encoding methionine ABC transporter ATP-binding protein, whose protein sequence is MSEAIIELDHVVKEFKSKDKKKPMRAVDDVSLSINKGDVFGIIGYSGAGKSTLVRMINALERPTSGSVHVLGQDITGLNESGLRPLRRKIGMIFQQFNLFSTKTVAQNIAYPLVLDHWRKDYQERRVNQLLKFVGLEEHANKYPSQLSGGQKQRVGIARALATNPEILLADEATSALDPETTGEVLDLLQQINRQLGVTIVLITHQMNVVQKIANRIAVMSDGRVVERGDAYSVFAAPKQEITKRFIATAISGIPDSERVADMHRQWYGRIVTVLIRQKDARNELDNSVVPSSGQNISGLIAKYGVSTNLIYGGIDTVTGYAIGAMTYELAGEPSVIDRFLNELSRDSDVFDFGTSQSPVDYATAVSTPLHGLKAHPANDNDTIGSRSADSNGKEEQA, encoded by the coding sequence ATGAGCGAGGCAATCATCGAGCTCGACCATGTGGTCAAGGAATTCAAGTCGAAAGACAAAAAGAAGCCGATGCGTGCGGTCGATGACGTGTCGCTGAGCATCAACAAAGGGGACGTTTTCGGCATCATCGGCTACTCCGGCGCTGGCAAATCGACGCTGGTGCGCATGATCAACGCTTTGGAGCGTCCCACCTCCGGGTCGGTTCACGTTCTGGGCCAGGACATCACCGGATTGAACGAATCAGGTCTGCGTCCGCTGCGTCGTAAGATCGGCATGATCTTCCAACAGTTCAACCTTTTCTCCACCAAGACCGTGGCTCAGAACATCGCCTACCCGCTGGTGCTCGATCACTGGCGCAAGGACTATCAAGAGCGCCGCGTCAACCAACTTCTGAAATTCGTGGGTCTTGAGGAACACGCCAACAAATATCCTTCGCAGCTTTCCGGCGGTCAAAAGCAGCGTGTCGGCATTGCTCGGGCGTTGGCCACGAATCCCGAAATCCTTCTGGCAGATGAGGCGACCAGCGCCCTTGACCCGGAGACCACGGGGGAGGTGCTCGACCTCTTGCAGCAGATCAACCGGCAGCTGGGTGTCACCATTGTGCTTATCACCCACCAGATGAACGTCGTGCAGAAGATCGCCAACCGGATCGCCGTGATGAGCGATGGCCGTGTGGTCGAGAGGGGCGATGCGTATAGCGTCTTCGCCGCGCCGAAACAGGAGATTACCAAGCGTTTCATAGCCACGGCTATTTCCGGCATTCCCGATTCCGAGCGTGTCGCCGACATGCACAGGCAGTGGTACGGCCGTATCGTCACCGTGCTTATTCGGCAGAAAGATGCACGTAACGAGTTGGACAATTCGGTAGTACCGTCATCCGGCCAGAATATTTCAGGGCTTATCGCCAAATACGGCGTTTCCACCAATCTGATTTATGGCGGCATCGATACCGTCACCGGTTATGCGATCGGCGCCATGACTTACGAGTTGGCCGGAGAGCCATCGGTCATCGATAGGTTCCTTAACGAATTGTCGCGCGACAGTGACGTGTTCGATTTCGGTACGTCGCAGTCGCCGGTGGATTATGCCACGGCGGTTTCGACGCCGTTGCACGGTTTGAAGGCGCATCCCGCAAACGACAATGACACTATAGGGTCCAGAAGCGCGGATAGCAATGGGAAAGAGGAACAGGCCTGA
- the pflB gene encoding formate C-acetyltransferase: protein MTAVDQTALSQEELQAKAWNGFVGGNWQKEIDVRDFIQKNYTPYDGDESFLATATPKTKEMWEYLDNNQLAVERKQRVYDVDTHTPAGIDNFGPGYIMDKEHDNVIVGIQTDEPCKRAMMPNGGWRMVEQAIIEAGKEPDPNIKTIFTKYRKTHNDGVFGVYTKQIKLARHNKILTGLPDAYGRGRIIGDYRRVALYGVNYLIAKKKEDKDSIPYRNDFTEAEIEHWIRFREEHSDQITALKQLINLGNEYGLDLSRPAQTAQEAVQWTYMGYLASVKSQDGAAMSFGRVSAFFDSYFERDLKAGKITESDAQEIIDQLVMKLRIVRFLRTKDYDSIFSGDPYWATWSDAGFADDGRHMVTKTSFRLLATLALDHLGPGPEPNITIFWDAKLPEGYKRYCARTSINTSAIQYESDRDIRNHWGDDAAIACCVSPMRVGKQMQFFGARVNSAKALLYAINGGRDEMTGMQVIDKGIIDPIKPEADGTLDYQKVKDNYEKALEWLSETYIEALNIIHYMHDKYAYESIEMALHDKEVYRTLGCGMSGLSIAADSLSALKYAKVYPIYNKDAKNLEGHEKEYVEGADDDLVVGYRTVGDFPIYGNDDDRADDLAKWTVSTVMDQIKALPVYRNAVPTQSILTITSNVVYGKATGSFPSGHKKGEPYAPGANPENGMDSHGMLPSMFSVGKINYNDALDGISLTNTITPDGLGRDEEERVTNLVGILDSGNGHGLYHANINVLRKEQLEDAVAHPEKYPHLTVRVSGYAVNFVKLTREQQLDVISRTFHQGAVTE, encoded by the coding sequence ATGACCGCAGTAGATCAAACTGCTCTCTCTCAAGAAGAGCTCCAGGCTAAGGCTTGGAATGGCTTCGTCGGAGGGAATTGGCAAAAGGAAATCGATGTTCGCGATTTCATTCAGAAGAACTATACGCCGTACGATGGCGATGAGTCCTTCCTCGCCACGGCGACCCCGAAGACGAAGGAAATGTGGGAGTATCTCGACAACAACCAGCTTGCCGTAGAACGTAAGCAGCGTGTGTATGATGTCGATACTCACACCCCGGCTGGCATCGACAACTTCGGCCCCGGCTACATCATGGACAAAGAGCATGATAATGTCATCGTCGGCATCCAGACTGATGAACCTTGCAAGCGCGCCATGATGCCGAACGGCGGCTGGCGTATGGTCGAGCAGGCCATCATTGAGGCCGGAAAAGAGCCTGACCCCAACATCAAGACTATTTTCACCAAGTATCGTAAGACCCACAACGACGGCGTCTTCGGCGTCTACACCAAGCAGATCAAGCTCGCTCGCCACAACAAGATCCTCACCGGTCTGCCTGATGCCTACGGCCGTGGCCGCATCATCGGCGACTATCGCCGTGTCGCTCTCTATGGCGTCAACTATCTGATCGCCAAGAAGAAGGAAGACAAGGATTCGATTCCTTATCGCAACGACTTCACCGAGGCCGAGATCGAGCATTGGATTCGCTTCCGCGAAGAGCACTCGGATCAGATCACCGCGCTGAAGCAGCTCATCAATCTCGGCAACGAGTATGGCCTCGATCTTTCCCGTCCGGCCCAGACCGCTCAGGAAGCCGTGCAGTGGACCTACATGGGCTATCTCGCCTCCGTCAAGAGCCAGGATGGCGCCGCCATGAGCTTCGGCCGTGTCTCCGCTTTCTTCGATTCTTACTTCGAGCGCGACCTCAAGGCCGGCAAGATCACCGAGTCCGACGCTCAGGAGATCATCGACCAGCTCGTCATGAAGCTGCGTATCGTCCGCTTCCTGCGTACCAAGGACTATGACAGCATCTTCTCCGGCGATCCGTATTGGGCCACCTGGTCCGACGCGGGCTTCGCCGACGATGGACGCCACATGGTCACCAAGACCTCGTTCCGTCTGCTCGCCACCCTGGCCCTCGATCATCTGGGACCTGGCCCTGAGCCGAACATCACCATCTTCTGGGATGCCAAGCTTCCTGAAGGCTACAAGCGCTATTGCGCACGTACCTCCATCAACACCTCGGCCATCCAGTATGAGTCCGACCGCGACATCCGCAACCACTGGGGCGACGATGCAGCCATCGCTTGCTGCGTCTCCCCGATGCGTGTCGGCAAGCAGATGCAGTTCTTCGGTGCTCGTGTGAACTCCGCGAAGGCTCTGCTCTATGCGATCAACGGTGGCCGTGACGAGATGACCGGTATGCAGGTCATCGACAAGGGCATCATTGATCCGATCAAGCCCGAAGCCGACGGCACCCTTGACTATCAGAAGGTCAAGGACAACTACGAGAAGGCCCTTGAGTGGCTCTCGGAGACCTATATCGAAGCGCTGAACATCATTCATTACATGCATGACAAGTATGCGTATGAGTCCATCGAGATGGCTCTGCACGACAAGGAAGTCTACCGCACCCTCGGCTGCGGCATGTCCGGCCTGTCGATTGCTGCAGATTCGCTCTCCGCACTGAAGTATGCGAAGGTCTATCCTATCTACAACAAGGATGCGAAGAACCTCGAAGGCCATGAGAAGGAATATGTCGAAGGCGCGGACGACGACCTGGTGGTCGGCTATCGCACGGTCGGCGACTTCCCGATCTACGGCAACGACGATGATCGCGCCGATGACCTCGCCAAGTGGACCGTCTCCACGGTTATGGATCAGATCAAGGCTCTGCCGGTCTACCGCAACGCGGTTCCGACCCAGTCCATCCTGACCATCACCTCCAACGTGGTCTACGGCAAGGCGACCGGTTCCTTCCCGAGCGGACACAAGAAGGGTGAGCCTTACGCCCCCGGTGCCAACCCGGAGAACGGCATGGATTCGCACGGCATGCTGCCGTCCATGTTCTCGGTCGGCAAGATCAACTACAACGACGCGCTGGACGGCATTTCGCTGACCAACACGATCACCCCTGACGGCCTCGGCCGTGACGAGGAAGAGCGCGTCACCAACCTCGTCGGCATCCTGGATTCCGGCAATGGTCATGGCCTCTACCACGCCAACATCAACGTGCTGCGCAAGGAGCAGCTTGAGGACGCCGTCGCGCATCCTGAGAAGTATCCGCACCTCACCGTGCGCGTCTCGGGCTATGCTGTGAACTTCGTCAAGCTCACCCGCGAGCAGCAGCTCGATGTCATTTCCCGTACGTTCCATCAGGGTGCTGTCACCGAGTGA
- a CDS encoding peptidylprolyl isomerase, producing MTNVIMHTTEGDIVLNLFDDKAPETVKNFVGLATGEKEWTDPATGEKSNKPFYDGLTFHRIIKDFMIQGGCPLGNGTGGPGYEFDDEFADGLSFDQPYKLAMANAGLRRGRDGKPHGTNGSQFFITTVATPWLNGHHTIFGEVADDAGKSVVDRLQNLPTDGNDMPLEPAGIVSVEVVK from the coding sequence ATGACAAATGTAATCATGCATACCACTGAGGGCGATATCGTCCTGAACCTCTTCGACGACAAAGCGCCGGAAACCGTCAAGAACTTTGTCGGTCTTGCCACCGGCGAAAAGGAATGGACCGATCCCGCCACCGGAGAGAAGTCGAACAAGCCGTTCTACGACGGGCTCACTTTCCATCGCATCATCAAGGATTTCATGATCCAGGGCGGCTGCCCGTTGGGGAACGGAACCGGCGGCCCAGGCTACGAGTTCGACGACGAGTTCGCCGACGGCCTCAGCTTCGATCAACCCTATAAGCTCGCGATGGCGAACGCCGGACTGCGCCGCGGACGTGACGGCAAGCCGCACGGCACCAACGGTTCGCAGTTCTTCATCACCACCGTAGCGACCCCGTGGCTCAACGGCCACCACACCATCTTCGGCGAAGTAGCAGATGACGCTGGCAAGTCCGTAGTCGACCGCCTGCAGAACCTGCCCACCGATGGCAACGACATGCCACTGGAACCGGCCGGCATCGTCTCGGTTGAAGTCGTGAAGTAG
- a CDS encoding MetQ/NlpA family ABC transporter substrate-binding protein, whose translation MTSPNDQQNTGNSSGKAPLADDGFQGPQEPVRVNHTVRNVIIAAVVVVLVVVLALFGYRAFAGKKAGAAKGSESNPVKIGVVGVTSPEWPIFKAEAQKQGIYVKLVDFQDYTSENPALDSGDLDLNEFQHILYLADYNVKNHKDLQPIGGVAVYPLGIYSSKYKDVKDIPAGTTVPVPNDETNQARALGVLKTAGLIKLNHPWTAFTTPADIDTAASKVKVLPLKAEQVANSLKDPQVSAGVINNDYVKDAGLKATDAIYHDSAESNEARPYINIFVARKADANNPTYLKLVKIFHSKKVTAGIMKKSDNSASIADKYSAADVQGFLRDVEKDARAKD comes from the coding sequence ATGACGTCACCAAACGATCAGCAGAACACCGGCAATTCGAGCGGAAAAGCGCCTTTGGCCGATGACGGGTTCCAAGGCCCACAGGAACCGGTCAGGGTCAATCACACCGTCCGCAACGTCATCATCGCGGCTGTGGTCGTGGTGTTGGTCGTGGTCCTTGCCCTCTTCGGCTATCGCGCATTTGCTGGAAAGAAGGCAGGTGCCGCCAAAGGCAGCGAATCCAATCCTGTCAAGATCGGCGTGGTCGGCGTTACCAGTCCAGAATGGCCTATTTTCAAGGCCGAAGCGCAAAAGCAGGGCATCTACGTCAAACTGGTGGATTTCCAGGACTACACTTCCGAAAACCCGGCGCTTGATTCCGGCGACCTTGACCTGAACGAGTTCCAGCACATCCTTTATTTGGCCGATTACAACGTCAAGAACCACAAGGATCTGCAGCCGATCGGTGGCGTTGCAGTCTATCCTTTGGGCATTTATTCCAGCAAGTACAAAGATGTCAAAGACATTCCGGCCGGCACCACCGTTCCCGTTCCTAACGACGAGACCAACCAGGCCAGGGCGCTCGGGGTCCTCAAAACCGCCGGACTCATCAAGCTCAATCATCCTTGGACCGCGTTCACCACTCCTGCGGACATCGATACCGCGGCTTCTAAGGTGAAGGTGCTTCCTCTGAAGGCCGAGCAGGTCGCCAACTCATTGAAAGACCCGCAGGTCTCAGCCGGTGTCATCAACAACGATTATGTCAAGGACGCAGGCCTCAAAGCCACCGACGCCATCTATCATGACAGCGCCGAGAGCAACGAGGCAAGGCCCTATATCAATATTTTCGTGGCCCGTAAGGCGGATGCCAACAATCCCACGTATCTGAAGTTAGTGAAAATTTTCCATTCCAAGAAGGTTACGGCCGGTATCATGAAGAAATCGGATAACAGCGCCTCTATCGCCGACAAATACAGCGCCGCGGATGTACAAGGCTTCCTGCGCGACGTCGAAAAGGATGCAAGGGCCAAAGACTGA
- the pflA gene encoding pyruvate formate-lyase-activating protein, translating to MSETTQFRTTTQHMLKESKVYAKHTLMGGLSGFQSPIGLDRHDRINALRTGDIGFVHSWDINTSVDGPGTRMTVFMSGCPLRCQFCQNPDTWKMRDGQPVYLDDMIERVTRYKDVFQSTGGGVTFSGGESMMQGKFVSRVFHAVHQEGIHTCLDTSGFLNKDWTDEMIDDIDLCLLDVKSGDEKTYHKVTGSQLAPTIDFGQRLNKAGKKIWVRFVLVPGLTDSVENVENVAKICETFGDAVEHIDVLPFHQLGRPKWHELHIPYPLETKEGPSKELKKRVHDQFKAHGFEVY from the coding sequence ATGTCCGAAACCACTCAATTTAGAACTACGACGCAGCACATGCTCAAGGAGTCTAAAGTATATGCCAAGCACACGTTGATGGGCGGGCTTTCGGGCTTCCAGTCTCCTATAGGTCTTGACCGTCACGACCGCATCAACGCGTTGCGCACTGGCGACATCGGCTTCGTCCATTCCTGGGACATCAATACGTCCGTGGACGGGCCGGGGACCAGAATGACGGTGTTCATGAGCGGATGCCCGTTGCGTTGCCAGTTCTGTCAGAATCCTGACACATGGAAGATGCGCGACGGCCAGCCGGTCTATCTCGATGACATGATCGAGCGCGTCACCCGTTACAAGGACGTCTTCCAGAGCACCGGTGGGGGAGTCACCTTCTCTGGTGGAGAGTCGATGATGCAAGGCAAGTTCGTTTCACGCGTATTCCACGCAGTGCATCAGGAAGGTATCCACACCTGCCTCGACACTTCCGGATTCCTCAACAAGGACTGGACTGACGAGATGATCGACGACATCGATCTGTGTCTCCTCGATGTCAAGTCCGGCGATGAGAAGACCTATCACAAGGTCACAGGCAGTCAGCTGGCGCCGACGATCGATTTCGGCCAGAGGCTCAACAAGGCCGGCAAGAAGATCTGGGTGCGTTTCGTCCTCGTTCCTGGGCTGACCGACAGCGTCGAGAACGTCGAGAACGTGGCCAAGATCTGTGAGACCTTTGGTGACGCCGTCGAGCACATCGATGTCTTGCCGTTCCACCAGCTTGGACGTCCGAAGTGGCACGAGCTCCACATCCCCTACCCTCTGGAAACCAAGGAGGGTCCGTCCAAGGAACTGAAGAAGCGTGTCCACGACCAATTCAAGGCCCACGGCTTTGAGGTCTACTAA
- a CDS encoding NAD+ synthase, whose amino-acid sequence MTQLRFALAQIDTCVGDLNGNAATVLQFSRKAALNHSQVVVFPEMTLTGYPIEDLAFRATFRKAAADKADELAKTLEKEGLGDLYVVVGTVGTSSATDIDGKPTNRLVVLHSGSVWSTYDKHFLPNYGVFDEFRIFESGQHSVILDIDGVKVGVAICEDIWQDGGPVAELAGQGIDVLLTINGSPYEEGKTHTRQDLAVRRAHEMDAPLIYLNQVGGQDDLIFDGGSFVVDADGMLLERSPMFVEDLSYFDYDSAAEHQKVGTLAALRDRDEEVYTACVLGLKDYMAKNHFTGVVLGLSGGIDSALVAAMAADAIGGENVQGVSMPSMYSSDGSKDDAADLAHNIGAHYDVQPIEPLFKAFQSQLGLEGVAAENLQARIRGVIVMAYSNSKNLLALATGNKSELACGYSTIYGDAVGGYAPIKDLLKTRVWELSRWRNRAAAAGIGVGGLQIVGNENGGAGVPLKDGVMIPVASIEKAPSAELHPGQKDSDSLPEYALLDKVLEAYIEKAHGRADLLKDGFDEKTVDTVMRLVDRAEWKRRQYPLGPKVTSLAFGRDRRLPVTSAFRE is encoded by the coding sequence ATGACACAACTACGTTTCGCTTTGGCCCAGATCGACACCTGCGTGGGCGACCTCAACGGCAATGCCGCCACCGTCCTGCAATTCTCGCGCAAGGCCGCGCTCAACCACTCGCAGGTCGTCGTTTTTCCTGAGATGACGCTGACAGGTTATCCCATTGAGGATTTGGCATTCCGTGCCACCTTCCGCAAGGCCGCAGCGGACAAAGCCGATGAGCTGGCAAAAACGCTCGAAAAAGAAGGTCTGGGTGACCTTTACGTGGTGGTCGGTACCGTAGGAACCTCTTCGGCGACCGATATCGACGGCAAGCCCACCAACCGTTTGGTGGTGCTCCACTCTGGTTCCGTGTGGTCGACCTATGACAAGCATTTCCTGCCGAATTACGGCGTGTTCGACGAGTTCCGTATCTTCGAGTCCGGGCAGCATTCGGTCATTCTTGATATCGACGGCGTGAAAGTCGGCGTGGCCATCTGCGAGGACATCTGGCAGGACGGTGGTCCTGTGGCTGAGCTGGCTGGCCAGGGTATCGATGTCTTGCTGACAATCAACGGTTCGCCTTATGAAGAGGGCAAAACCCATACTCGGCAGGATCTGGCTGTTCGGCGTGCCCATGAGATGGATGCTCCGCTTATTTATCTGAACCAGGTCGGCGGTCAGGACGACTTGATTTTCGACGGAGGCAGCTTCGTTGTCGATGCCGATGGCATGCTTCTCGAGCGCTCGCCGATGTTCGTCGAAGACCTGAGCTATTTCGATTACGATTCGGCAGCCGAGCATCAAAAGGTTGGCACGCTCGCCGCGTTGCGTGATCGGGACGAAGAGGTCTATACAGCCTGTGTTCTGGGACTCAAGGACTACATGGCGAAGAATCATTTCACCGGTGTGGTGCTCGGCCTTTCCGGTGGCATTGATTCGGCGTTGGTAGCCGCAATGGCTGCGGACGCCATAGGTGGAGAGAATGTGCAGGGTGTCTCCATGCCGAGCATGTACTCATCGGACGGGTCCAAAGACGACGCTGCCGACTTGGCGCACAACATCGGTGCCCACTACGACGTCCAGCCCATCGAACCGCTGTTCAAAGCCTTCCAGTCCCAGCTTGGCTTGGAGGGTGTTGCCGCCGAAAACCTTCAGGCGCGCATCCGTGGCGTCATCGTAATGGCCTATTCGAACTCCAAGAACCTGCTGGCGCTCGCCACCGGCAACAAGTCCGAGCTGGCCTGTGGCTATTCCACCATTTACGGCGATGCCGTCGGCGGCTATGCCCCGATTAAGGACCTTTTGAAGACTCGCGTCTGGGAACTTTCCCGTTGGCGCAACCGCGCTGCTGCGGCAGGCATCGGTGTCGGGGGTTTGCAGATCGTCGGCAACGAAAACGGGGGAGCGGGCGTACCTCTCAAGGACGGTGTGATGATCCCTGTCGCCAGCATCGAAAAGGCTCCGAGCGCCGAGCTGCACCCCGGCCAGAAGGATTCCGATTCACTGCCGGAATATGCGCTCCTCGACAAGGTCCTTGAGGCCTATATCGAAAAGGCCCACGGCCGCGCGGATCTCTTGAAAGACGGCTTCGACGAGAAGACGGTGGACACGGTGATGCGCCTGGTCGATCGCGCCGAATGGAAACGTCGCCAGTATCCGCTGGGTCCCAAGGTCACTTCACTGGCTTTCGGACGCGACCGTCGACTGCCAGTGACCAGTGCCTTCCGCGAGTAA
- a CDS encoding amidohydrolase, with protein MTEHVEISEDLITIRHHLHQYPELGFKEYETTKFLRDQLASHGIEVLDTALETGLVAEIKGDQPGPRVVLRADIDGLPIHEQSGLPFTSKNPGVMHGCGHDIHMTGLLAAAFWLAEHRDQIHGTAVILFQPAEETGRGARHVIETGALGKVDALIGTHNTPDHKPGEIAVSKDPMMAGCVSFAVTFHAEGTHAGKPHCGTGPIEALASTILSLQTIVSRNIDPFRPVVLSITEVHGGDVWNVIPDTAGFLGTVRYFYKDDHDLVTRRFRAIVESTAAAYDITADIDWNELAVPLVSDETLIGPVADDVPSYATSVPVITSMGGEDFADFQQLGPLVFGSIGSNGQPGHHGIHNPEFVALDGAIKPTAEFLVNALLRVESELA; from the coding sequence ATGACAGAGCATGTTGAGATTTCCGAAGATCTGATTACCATCAGGCATCATCTTCATCAATATCCGGAACTCGGTTTCAAAGAATATGAGACCACCAAATTCCTGCGTGACCAGCTTGCCTCGCACGGCATCGAGGTCTTGGATACTGCGCTCGAGACCGGATTGGTGGCCGAAATCAAGGGTGATCAGCCCGGTCCGCGCGTTGTGCTTCGCGCGGATATCGACGGCCTGCCCATTCACGAGCAGTCGGGCCTTCCCTTCACTTCCAAGAACCCCGGCGTGATGCACGGCTGCGGCCACGATATCCACATGACCGGTCTGCTCGCCGCCGCCTTCTGGCTGGCCGAGCACCGTGACCAGATTCACGGCACCGCCGTCATCCTTTTCCAGCCCGCCGAAGAGACCGGCAGAGGCGCTCGCCACGTCATCGAGACCGGCGCTCTGGGCAAGGTCGATGCGCTCATCGGCACGCATAACACCCCAGACCACAAGCCCGGTGAAATCGCGGTGAGCAAGGACCCGATGATGGCCGGTTGCGTCAGCTTCGCCGTCACGTTCCACGCAGAAGGCACCCATGCCGGCAAACCCCATTGCGGCACTGGCCCCATCGAGGCGCTCGCGTCCACGATCCTCTCGTTGCAAACCATTGTCAGCCGCAATATCGATCCGTTCCGTCCTGTCGTTCTTTCCATCACGGAGGTGCATGGCGGTGACGTGTGGAACGTGATCCCTGATACCGCCGGATTCCTTGGCACCGTTCGCTATTTCTACAAGGATGACCACGATTTGGTAACCCGTCGTTTCCGCGCGATCGTCGAATCTACTGCAGCGGCCTACGATATTACAGCCGACATCGATTGGAACGAACTTGCAGTCCCGCTGGTCAGTGACGAAACGCTGATTGGGCCCGTGGCCGATGACGTGCCAAGTTACGCGACCTCCGTCCCAGTCATCACGTCGATGGGCGGCGAGGACTTTGCGGACTTCCAGCAGTTGGGCCCGCTCGTCTTCGGCTCGATTGGTTCCAACGGCCAGCCCGGTCATCACGGCATCCACAATCCCGAATTCGTGGCCTTGGACGGAGCCATAAAGCCCACCGCGGAGTTCTTGGTCAACGCTTTGCTGCGGGTCGAAAGCGAACTCGCCTGA
- a CDS encoding MetQ/NlpA family ABC transporter substrate-binding protein, with product MSSSNPNTQSNPDLSPLSAGGLGPEEPVRVNHTKRNVVIAVIVVVLLAALAFFGYRGFAAKKASAAKGTPSNPVKIGVVGVTNPDWVVFKQQAQKLGISVQLVDFQDYTSEDPAVDSGSLDMNESQHILLLANYNVKSHKDLQPIGATGVFPLGMYSTKYKDVSQIPAGASIPVPNDETNLSRALGVLDQAKLIKLKHPWTPFTSQADLDEANSKVKVVPVKGAQVPKSLNDPDVAAGIMNNDFVADAGLKPSESIFRDDPHSNHARPYINVFIVKKADINNPLYLKLAGISHTKEFKAALQQKSKGTCVFADQYTGSQLRGFLSDVESDMRKSQGA from the coding sequence ATGTCATCGTCAAATCCCAATACGCAATCCAATCCGGATCTGAGCCCGCTTTCGGCCGGTGGTCTAGGTCCAGAAGAGCCCGTCCGCGTCAATCATACGAAACGAAACGTCGTCATCGCGGTCATCGTTGTTGTGCTGCTTGCGGCGCTTGCCTTCTTCGGCTACCGTGGTTTCGCCGCCAAGAAAGCAAGTGCGGCGAAAGGAACGCCTTCCAATCCTGTCAAGATCGGCGTGGTCGGTGTTACGAACCCCGACTGGGTGGTTTTCAAGCAGCAGGCGCAGAAGCTTGGCATTTCGGTGCAATTGGTTGATTTCCAGGATTACACTTCCGAAGACCCTGCGGTGGATTCCGGCAGCCTTGACATGAACGAGTCGCAGCATATCCTGTTGCTCGCCAACTACAACGTCAAGAGCCACAAGGATCTGCAGCCCATCGGCGCCACCGGCGTCTTCCCGCTCGGGATGTACTCCACCAAGTACAAGGATGTCTCCCAAATTCCTGCTGGAGCCAGTATCCCTGTGCCGAACGACGAAACCAATCTTTCCCGAGCTCTGGGCGTGCTCGACCAGGCCAAGCTCATCAAGCTCAAGCATCCGTGGACCCCGTTCACTTCGCAGGCCGATCTTGACGAAGCCAATTCCAAGGTCAAGGTCGTGCCGGTCAAAGGGGCCCAAGTCCCCAAGTCGCTCAATGACCCGGATGTCGCCGCCGGCATCATGAACAACGACTTCGTCGCCGACGCCGGGCTCAAGCCCTCAGAGTCGATTTTCCGCGACGACCCGCACAGCAACCATGCCCGTCCCTACATCAACGTCTTCATCGTCAAGAAGGCGGACATCAACAACCCGCTTTACCTCAAGCTCGCAGGCATCTCTCACACCAAGGAGTTCAAGGCCGCGTTGCAGCAGAAGTCCAAGGGCACCTGCGTTTTCGCCGACCAATACACGGGCTCGCAGCTCCGAGGCTTCCTGAGCGACGTCGAAAGCGACATGCGCAAGTCCCAGGGGGCGTGA
- a CDS encoding methionine ABC transporter permease — MGTITLAANQDWSILKPMLFQSIAQTLEMVFITLVVGGILGLVLGVILYGTRPGNLFENSVVYRILDIIVNIVRPIPFIIFLAAIQPLTMKVVGTSIGTAAAIFPMIIMATFATSRLVEQNLVPVDRGVIEAARSMGASTFTIIRTVLIPEALGPLILAYAFLFISILDMSAMAGYIGGGGLGNFAISYGYQKFDPAVTWTAVIIMIVLVQVVQAIANMLAKRILKRQK, encoded by the coding sequence ATGGGAACCATCACTCTGGCGGCGAATCAGGATTGGTCAATTCTGAAGCCGATGCTGTTCCAATCCATTGCTCAAACCCTGGAAATGGTGTTCATCACCCTCGTCGTCGGCGGCATTTTGGGTCTTGTTTTGGGTGTCATCCTTTACGGCACGCGACCGGGCAATCTTTTCGAAAATTCGGTGGTCTACCGCATCCTTGACATCATCGTCAATATCGTCCGGCCTATCCCGTTCATCATCTTCCTGGCGGCGATTCAGCCTCTGACCATGAAGGTCGTTGGTACCTCGATCGGCACGGCTGCGGCGATTTTCCCGATGATCATCATGGCCACTTTCGCCACGTCAAGGCTTGTCGAGCAGAATCTCGTGCCGGTCGACAGGGGAGTGATCGAGGCGGCGCGTTCTATGGGCGCCTCCACTTTCACCATCATCCGTACCGTTCTCATCCCCGAAGCGCTCGGCCCGCTCATCCTGGCCTATGCGTTCCTCTTCATCTCCATTCTTGATATGTCGGCCATGGCCGGCTACATCGGCGGTGGTGGCCTTGGTAATTTCGCGATTTCCTATGGCTACCAGAAGTTTGATCCCGCCGTCACTTGGACGGCCGTGATCATCATGATCGTGCTGGTTCAGGTTGTGCAGGCCATCGCGAACATGCTGGCCAAGCGTATCCTCAAGCGTCAGAAGTAA